GTCACCCGTGCAGCAAGCACACCGAGGAAAGAGGGGCAGCAGATGAGCGGAGTGGCACGCCGGACGGTGGTCGCGGCGGCGGGCAGCGCGGGCCTGGCGGCGGCGCTCGCCGCCTGCGGGGGCGGCGCGGACGACAAGAACACCGCCGCGGAGGGCGGCACGCTCGCCCGGACCGGGGACATCCCGGTGGGCGGCGGGAAGATCCTCGCCGACAAGGGCCTGGTGATCACCCAGCCGAAGGCCGGCGAGTTCAAGGCCTTCTCCTCGAAGTGCACCCATCAGGGCTGCGCCGTGAGCAGCATCAAGGACGGCGTCATCGTCTGCCCGTGCCACCAGAGCCACTTCGACATCTCGGACGGCAGCGTGAAGTCCGGCCCGGCGCCCTCGCCGCTGCCGCCCGAGCCGATCCAGGTGGTGGGCGAGGAGATCAGCCCCGGCTGACGGCACCGCCCGAGGTCGCGGAGCCCCCGGGGCGCCCGGAACTCCCGGCGCCCCTGGGGGCCTTCCAGCAACCCAGCACCTCGTCGGTCGTGGTGATCGTGGCGACGAGTGCGAGCGTGTGGCGGATCATCGCGGGGGTGTAGTCGGCCGGCACCCCCGCGATGGCGTCGCCGGGCACGACGACCGTGTAGCCGAGGTTCACGGCGTCGAAGACCGCGTTGGGCACGGCCACGTTGGCGGAGACCCCCGTGACGATCAGCGTGCGGCAGCCGAGGTTGCGGAGCAGCGCGTCGACGTCGGTGCCGGCGAGCGGCGAGAGTCCGTGCAGCCGCCGGACGACCAGGTCCTCGTCGGCGACCTCGATCGGTTCGGCGATCCGGACGGCCCTGCTGCCGCTGTGCTGCTGCACGGGCAGCCGGGCGGCGGCCGTGAAGAGCCGGGCGTTGGTGTTGGCACCCCGCCCGTCGGGGCGCCGCTCGGCGACGGCGTGGATCACCTGGACGTCGGCCGCGTGCGCGGCGGCGACGAGCCGGGCGACGTTCCGCAGGGCGCCCGACGCGCGGGCGACGGCGGCCAGTTCGGGCAGGGCGCTGTCGGGTCCGACGACCCCCTGCTGGCATTCGACGGTGAGCAGGACGACGCCGCCGTCCGGGCGGATCCGCTCCCCGAGCCGTTCTCTCGGACTCTGACCCATGGCCTCCCCTTGCATGCGCGCGGTGGGACCCCCATGCTTTCTGACGTCTCATCAGAAATCCAGAAGGGTGCGGACGATGACCGTCGCACAGCGCCGCGGACGCCGGATCATGATGACCCCGGCCGAGCTCGACTCCTTCCTCGCCGAACAGCGCACCTGCCGGGTCGCGACGGTCTCCGCCGACGGCCGTCCGCACGTGAGCGCGCTCTGGTTCGTCTGGGACGGCTCCTCGCTGTGGCTGTACTCGATCACCCGCAGCCGGCGTTGGGCGGAGCTGCGCGCCGATCCCAGGATCGCGGTCGTGGTGGACGACGGCGAGGAGTACGGCGAGCTGCGCGGAGTCGAGCTGTCGGGGACGGCCGTCTTCGTCGGCGAGGCGCCGCGCACCGGGGAGCCGTGCCCCGAACTCGACGTGCCCGAGCAGCTCTTCGCCGCCAAGAACTTCGGCCTGGACGCCATGCCGCACGACGGCCGGCACGCCTGGCTCCGGCTGACCCCGGACGCCATCGCGTCCTGGGACTTCCGCAAGCTCGCGGGCCTCTGAACCAGGGCCTCAGCTCGCCAGCGGCTCCGCCGCCGCCCGCAGCGCCGCGACGACCGCCCGTACGGAGGGGCGGCGGCCCGCGTCGCCGCGCCAGGTGGCGTAGATGTGGCGCCGGACCTTCTGCCGTACGGGCACGAAGACGACCCCGTCCGGCACCGGACGGCCGAGCCGGGGCGTGACGCACACTCCGAGCCCGGCCGCGACCAGGGCCAGCTGGGTGTGGTGCTCCCCCGCGAAGTGCCCGATGCGCGGCTCGATGCCCTGCGAGCGCAGCGTGAACATCAGCCAGTCGTGGCAGAACTCGCCCTCGGGCCAGGAGACCCACTCCTCGTCGGCGAAGTCCTCCAGGTCCACCGCCTCGCGGCCGGCCAGCGGATGCCCGGCGGGCAGGGCGACGTCGGCGGAGTCGTCGAGGAGGTGGGCGCGCTCCAGGCCGCCGGGGACGGGCGCCCGCTTGTTGCTCCAGTCCAGGACGATCGCCAGGTCGGCGTCGCCGCGCAGGACCGCCCGCACGCCGGGCTCCGGCTCCAGCTCCGCCGTGCGGACGCGGAGTTCGGGGTGGCCGGCGCGCAGTGCGGCGAGCGCGGTGGGGAACAGTCCGCGCGCCGCCGTCGGGAAGGCCGCGAGCCGTACCTCGCCCACGACCCTCCCCCGCTGTGCCTCGATGTCGGCCTGGGCCATCTGGACCTGGGACAGGATCCGGGCCGCGTGCTCGGCGAGGAGCAGCCCGGCGTCGGTGAGCCGCACGCCCCGGCCGTTCTTGGCGAGGAGCTGCTGTCCGACCTCGCGCTCCAGCTTGGACAGCTGCTGGGAGACGGCCGAGGTGGTGACGTGCAGGCCGTCGGCAGCGCCGCTGACCGAGCCGTGCCGGGCGAGGGCGTCGAGGGTGCGGAGGCGCTCCAGGTTCAACATGTCCGCTCCAGGTTCACCATGCCCGCTCCAGGTTCGACATGTAAGCGATTCTAAGGGGAGGGGTCGAGGAATTCTCGCTTGTTCTAAGACATCGCTCCCGTCACCCTGAGTGCATGAGCCCCGCAGCCCCGCCCTCCCCGTCCCCCGCCCCCTCCTCCCGCCTGCTCGACTGGCGCGTCCGGTTCGGCGCCCTCGCCCTCATCTGGGGCTTCAGCTTCCTCTTCATCAAGGTCGGGACGGACGGCTTCGCCCCTCTCCAGGTCAGCTTCGGGCGGCTGCTGTTCGGTACGGCGGTGCTCGCCGTCGCGATCGTCGTGAAGCGGGACCGGCTGCCGCGCGGGGCCCGCGTCTGGGGCCATCTGGCGGTCGCGGCCTTCCTCCTGAACGCCCTGCCGTTCTCGCTCTTCGCGTACGCGGAGCTGACGATCCCCTCCACCCTGGCGGGCATCTGCAACGCCACGACCCCGCTCTGGGGCATGGTCCTCTCGCTCGTGGCGCTGTCCGAGGACCGCCCGACCCGGGTGCGCGCGGCCGGTCTGGGCATCGGCTTCATCGGCGTGCTCACCGTGCTCGGCGCCTGGCAGGGCTTCTCCGGCCTCGACGTGACCGGCACGGCCCTCGCCCTGCTCGCCTCGTTCAGCTACGCGGTCGGCTGGATCTACGTCCGCAGGACGCTGAGCGGCACGGGCGCCTCGAACCTCTCGCTCGCGGGATCCCAGGTGGGCCTGGCGACCCTGCAACTGGCCGTGGTCACCCCGCTGTTCACCTCGGTCCCGGAGTCGGTCGAACTGATGCCGCTCCTTGCGGTGATCGCGCTCGGCGCGCTCGGTACGGGGTACGCGATGCTGCTCCAGTACGGCGTCGTGGCGGAGGTCGGCCCGACGACGGCCGCCATGGTCACGTACTTCATCCCGGTCATCGCCACGGCGGCGGGCGTCGCGCTCCTGGACGAGCGCCTCACCTGGAACACCCCGGTCGGCGCGCTCGTGGTCCTGGCGGGCGCGGCGCTCACCCAGACCCGCGGCTCCACCCGAACGGCGGGCGTGCGCGCCTCGGGCGGCGGGCGCCTCTCCCTCTCCCGTGTCACTCTCCGTGACCCCCGCGCGGACAAGATCGTTCCCCGGGCATGAACCTCACCTCACTCCCCCGCACCCTCCTCGCCGCCCTGGCCGTGACCGGCGCCTTCCTCGGCTTCGCCGGCCCGGCGCAGGCGGCCCCCGCCACCGCCGGAGCCGTGGCGACCATCGCTCCCCTGGACGGCCCGGAGCCCGTCGAGCTCGACGAGCAGGGCCTCCCCGACCTGCTGGAGGACTGACCGCGCGGAGCGGCGGGGCACGGGAACGGCCGGACACCACGAGGGCGGTGTCCGGCCGTTCCGTGTGCGCCGGTCGTCAGTCGCCGCCCGATCGCGCCCCTCCGAAGAGGGTCTGGAGGGCGTCGACGGCGCTGCCGTCGTGATCGCTCCCCGCCGTGCCGCTGCTGCCGTACTGGACGTTGGCCGCCCGGTCGATCTCCACGACGGAGTCGGCGTGCGAGTTGTCGATGACGGTCAGCAGGCTGCCGCCGGCCGCCGCCGGCGCGGCGCCGGTGGCGAGGAGGGTCGCGGCCAGACCGAGCGCCTTCAAGGGCGCCCTGAGGCCGGGCCCCGTTCCCTGGCGCGGGATCACCGGGCTCATGCGCCCACCCGCTCGGGGGCCGTCTGGTGGCGGGCGATGTTCCGCTCCAGGAGCCGGGTCGAGGCGGCGACCCCGACACCGGTCTCGGGGTCGAAGGACGGCAGCCGGCCGTTGGCCCGCTTCAGTTCGACGAGCGCCGAGTCCATCGCCTCGTGCGCCGCGAAGAGGCAGGGCGTGCTGTAGATCGCCACGTCGACGCCGAGCTCGGAGAGTTCGTCGAGCGAGAGCCGCGGAGACTTCCCTCCGGCGATCTGGTTGAAGAGCAGGGGCTTGCCGCCGACCACCTCGCGGATCCGGTGGATCCACTCGACGCTGCGTACGCCGTCCACGAGGACGACATCGGCGTCGGTGGCGGCCAGGCACTCCGCCCGCCGCAGGATGTCGGCCTCGTCCGTGGCGTCCGTCCTGGCCACGACGACCATGTCCCGGCGGGTGGCGAGGACCATCTTCAGCTTGGCCAGGTACTCGTCGAGCGGCAGCACCTGCTTGCCATCCGCGTGGCCGCAGCGGCGCGGCCGCTTCTGGTCCTCCAGGATCACGCCCGAGGCGCCGATGCGCTCCAGGCCCTCCACGACGTGGCAGGCCACCTCGGGGTCGACGTAGCCGTCGTCGATGTCCACGAGCAGGTGGTGGCGGGGGAACGCGCCGCGCAGCCGCTGCACGAAGGCCACCATGTCCGGCCAGGCGATGAAGCCGATGTCCGGGAGCCCGTAGTACGAGGCGGCGAAGCCGAACCCCGAGACGAACATCCCGTCGTAGTGGTCGGCGGCGACGGACGCCGAGTACATGTCGTACACACCG
This is a stretch of genomic DNA from Streptomyces sp. R44. It encodes these proteins:
- a CDS encoding Rieske (2Fe-2S) protein, with the translated sequence MSGVARRTVVAAAGSAGLAAALAACGGGADDKNTAAEGGTLARTGDIPVGGGKILADKGLVITQPKAGEFKAFSSKCTHQGCAVSSIKDGVIVCPCHQSHFDISDGSVKSGPAPSPLPPEPIQVVGEEISPG
- a CDS encoding cysteine hydrolase; amino-acid sequence: MGQSPRERLGERIRPDGGVVLLTVECQQGVVGPDSALPELAAVARASGALRNVARLVAAAHAADVQVIHAVAERRPDGRGANTNARLFTAAARLPVQQHSGSRAVRIAEPIEVADEDLVVRRLHGLSPLAGTDVDALLRNLGCRTLIVTGVSANVAVPNAVFDAVNLGYTVVVPGDAIAGVPADYTPAMIRHTLALVATITTTDEVLGCWKAPRGAGSSGRPGGSATSGGAVSRG
- a CDS encoding pyridoxamine 5'-phosphate oxidase family protein, which translates into the protein MTVAQRRGRRIMMTPAELDSFLAEQRTCRVATVSADGRPHVSALWFVWDGSSLWLYSITRSRRWAELRADPRIAVVVDDGEEYGELRGVELSGTAVFVGEAPRTGEPCPELDVPEQLFAAKNFGLDAMPHDGRHAWLRLTPDAIASWDFRKLAGL
- a CDS encoding LysR family transcriptional regulator gives rise to the protein MLNLERLRTLDALARHGSVSGAADGLHVTTSAVSQQLSKLEREVGQQLLAKNGRGVRLTDAGLLLAEHAARILSQVQMAQADIEAQRGRVVGEVRLAAFPTAARGLFPTALAALRAGHPELRVRTAELEPEPGVRAVLRGDADLAIVLDWSNKRAPVPGGLERAHLLDDSADVALPAGHPLAGREAVDLEDFADEEWVSWPEGEFCHDWLMFTLRSQGIEPRIGHFAGEHHTQLALVAAGLGVCVTPRLGRPVPDGVVFVPVRQKVRRHIYATWRGDAGRRPSVRAVVAALRAAAEPLAS
- a CDS encoding DMT family transporter, with protein sequence MSPAAPPSPSPAPSSRLLDWRVRFGALALIWGFSFLFIKVGTDGFAPLQVSFGRLLFGTAVLAVAIVVKRDRLPRGARVWGHLAVAAFLLNALPFSLFAYAELTIPSTLAGICNATTPLWGMVLSLVALSEDRPTRVRAAGLGIGFIGVLTVLGAWQGFSGLDVTGTALALLASFSYAVGWIYVRRTLSGTGASNLSLAGSQVGLATLQLAVVTPLFTSVPESVELMPLLAVIALGALGTGYAMLLQYGVVAEVGPTTAAMVTYFIPVIATAAGVALLDERLTWNTPVGALVVLAGAALTQTRGSTRTAGVRASGGGRLSLSRVTLRDPRADKIVPRA
- a CDS encoding oxaloacetate decarboxylase, translated to MSYGSSLREAVAAPGTTPLIGVYDMYSASVAADHYDGMFVSGFGFAASYYGLPDIGFIAWPDMVAFVQRLRGAFPRHHLLVDIDDGYVDPEVACHVVEGLERIGASGVILEDQKRPRRCGHADGKQVLPLDEYLAKLKMVLATRRDMVVVARTDATDEADILRRAECLAATDADVVLVDGVRSVEWIHRIREVVGGKPLLFNQIAGGKSPRLSLDELSELGVDVAIYSTPCLFAAHEAMDSALVELKRANGRLPSFDPETGVGVAASTRLLERNIARHQTAPERVGA